The Marinobacter szutsaonensis sequence ACGGCACTGCACCGGTGTACCAGGCCACGGCTGATCATTATCAGCTCGATGAAGGCCAGGATCAGTTGACCGTCGATCTCACCTACACCACCGATACCGGCGTCAAGATCACCAAACGCTACCAGTTCGAGCGTGACAGCTATGAAATCGGGGTTCGTTACCTGGTGGAAAACAATTCCGGGGAGCCCTGGCAGGCAAACTTCACCGGCAAGATCGTCCGTGATGAAGCACCCGACCCCACCAGCCAGGCCAGTATGGGTATCCGCGCCTACCTCGGCATGGTGATGAGCTCGCCGGAAGATCCCTACGAAAAGTTCGACTTTGACGACCTCAAGGAAAATCGCGTCAACCAGCAGGTCACCAATGGTTGGCTGGCGTTCCTGCAGCATTACTTCCTGAGTGCCTGGATTCCCGAACGGGATATGCCGGCCCAGTTCCAGACCACCCAGCGTGGCGCGCTGCACGTGATGGGCTTTGTCTATCCGGCCACCACCGTGGCGCCGGGCGAGACCGCCGAAGTGGGCGCCACCGCCTATGTTGGTCCGAAGATCATCGACCGGCTTGAGGCCATTGCCCCGAATCTCGACCGCACCGTGGACTTTGGCTGGCTGTTTTTCATCTCCCTGCCGCTGTTCTACATCCTGCAGTGGTTCCACAGCCTTGTGGGTAACTGGGGCGTGTCCATCATCCTGCTGACTGTGCTGGTGAAGGCGGTGTTCTTCCACCTGTCCGCCACCAGTTACAAGTCCATGGCCAAGATGCGCGCGGTGGCCCCGCAGCTGACCCGGCTCAAGGAGCTCTATGGCGATGACCGCCAGCGCATGTCCCAGGAAATGATGGCCCTGTACAAGCGGGAGAAGATCAATCCGCTGGGCGGCTGCCTGCCGATCCTGGTGCAGATGCCGGTGTTCATCTCCCTGTACTGGGTTCTGTTCGAGAGCGTCCAGCTGCGCCACGCGCCGTTCATGCTGTGGATCCAGGATCTGTCCCAGATGGATCCGTACTTCATCCTGCCGATTCTGATGGGCGCCAGCATGTTCCTGCAGATGCACCTGAACCCGACACCACCGGATCCCATGCAGGCGAAGATCATGAAGATGATGCCGCTGATCTTCACCGTGTTCTTCCTGTGGTTCCCGGCGGGTCTGGTTCTGTACTGGCTGGTGAACAACATTCTGTCCATTGCCCAGCAGTGGTACATTACCCGCAAGATCGAAGCGGAAGTGGCAGGCAAGAAGCACTGACCAGAGTGCTGACCTGACCCGACAGAGGCTCCTTCATGGAGCCTTTGTTATTTCAGCCGGGGAATTTTCATGCAGCAGAGTTCAGATACCATTGCCGCGATTGCCACCGCGCCGGGCCAGGCCGGCGTCGGTATTGTCCGGGTCTCCGGCCCGAAAGCCCGGGAAATCGCCCAGCGCATGCTGGGATTCGAACCCAGACCCCGGTACGCCCATTACGGTCCCTTTGTGGATAACTCCGGCCAGCTCATCGACGAGGGTATCGGGCTGTTTTTCCCCAACCCCCATTCCTTCACCGGCGAGGATGTATTCGAGCTCCAGGGCCATGGCGGTACCGTCATCCTGGATCTGTTGCTCCGGGAAGTCTGCAGCCTCGGTGCCCGTCTGGCCCGACCGGGTGAATTCTCCGAACGGGCGTTCCTGAACGACAAGCTCGACCTGGCCCAGGCCGAGGCCATTGCCGATCTGATCGAGAGCAGTTCGGAGCAGGCGGCGCGCTGTGCAGTGCGCTCCATGCAGGGGGTCTTCTCCCGTCGGATCGGCGATCTGGTGGAAGCGGTTACTCACTTACGGATCTATGTCGAGGCTGCCATCGACTTTCCCGAGGAGGAAATCGACTTCCTCGCCGACGGCAAGGTGGCCACCGACCTGAATGCATTGATTGAACGGGTCCATACCATCCTGGCCGAGGCCCAGCAGGGCACCATTCTGCGCGACGGCATGAAAGTGGTCATCGCCGGCCGCCCCAATGCCGGCAAGTCCTCCCTGCTCAACGCCCTGGCCGGCCGGGAAGCCGCCATTGTGACCGCCATCGAGGGCACCACCCGCGACGTGCTCCGGGAACATATCCACATCGACGGCATGCCCCTGCATATCATCGATACCGCTGGCCTTCGGGACAGTCCCGATGAGGTGGAGCAGATCGGCATCGCCCGGGCCTGGGATGAAATCCGCCAGGCCGACCGGATCCTGCTGATGGTGGATGCCACCACCACCGACAAGACCGAACCCCACGAAATCTGGCCGGACTTCATCGATCGTTTGCCCGCGAATGCGCCGGTGACCGTGATCCGCAACAAGGTGGACCTGTCCGGGGAAACGGTGGGCATT is a genomic window containing:
- the yidC gene encoding membrane protein insertase YidC, translated to MDIQRIVLFAGLAIVSYLMVLAWNEDYHQQPQPTETAQVASTTNGNGSNGDDGMVLPEQGTTSPDGSEEFSTPESGQATVSTSAEGTSVDNQFITIRTDVYDLTIDRVSGNLVHSSLLNYDKSLNSEEPLKLLTNTETRTYLLESGLIGRDGPDSQKNGTAPVYQATADHYQLDEGQDQLTVDLTYTTDTGVKITKRYQFERDSYEIGVRYLVENNSGEPWQANFTGKIVRDEAPDPTSQASMGIRAYLGMVMSSPEDPYEKFDFDDLKENRVNQQVTNGWLAFLQHYFLSAWIPERDMPAQFQTTQRGALHVMGFVYPATTVAPGETAEVGATAYVGPKIIDRLEAIAPNLDRTVDFGWLFFISLPLFYILQWFHSLVGNWGVSIILLTVLVKAVFFHLSATSYKSMAKMRAVAPQLTRLKELYGDDRQRMSQEMMALYKREKINPLGGCLPILVQMPVFISLYWVLFESVQLRHAPFMLWIQDLSQMDPYFILPILMGASMFLQMHLNPTPPDPMQAKIMKMMPLIFTVFFLWFPAGLVLYWLVNNILSIAQQWYITRKIEAEVAGKKH
- the mnmE gene encoding tRNA uridine-5-carboxymethylaminomethyl(34) synthesis GTPase MnmE, with product MQQSSDTIAAIATAPGQAGVGIVRVSGPKAREIAQRMLGFEPRPRYAHYGPFVDNSGQLIDEGIGLFFPNPHSFTGEDVFELQGHGGTVILDLLLREVCSLGARLARPGEFSERAFLNDKLDLAQAEAIADLIESSSEQAARCAVRSMQGVFSRRIGDLVEAVTHLRIYVEAAIDFPEEEIDFLADGKVATDLNALIERVHTILAEAQQGTILRDGMKVVIAGRPNAGKSSLLNALAGREAAIVTAIEGTTRDVLREHIHIDGMPLHIIDTAGLRDSPDEVEQIGIARAWDEIRQADRILLMVDATTTDKTEPHEIWPDFIDRLPANAPVTVIRNKVDLSGETVGITAEPHQAAPVIRLAAKSAEGLEVLRDHLKQCMGFVTTTEGGFLARRRHLDALERARDSLLQGQTQLEGYGAGELLAEDLRAAQDALGEITGHLTPDELLGKIFSSFCIGK